One Ornithodoros turicata isolate Travis unplaced genomic scaffold, ASM3712646v1 ctg00000746.1, whole genome shotgun sequence DNA window includes the following coding sequences:
- the LOC135374712 gene encoding FYVE and coiled-coil domain-containing protein 1-like isoform X2 — protein MEKVGFRIFFVRQDSSFCGKKDTNDRAPVPAMASGIHIDKVVADIREFVKELCKEYQETLIPINDDNVNLHKLCTKLEHVVQHGQKDKFTFLGNPKDYWDYFYRCFASESSCPAYGGITYAKSLSEVKTSLGRGRAFIRFCLMFKCLPDTLKACADNVKATSEFYQDWSILHNSQKFHNCIASLYDLNAAAFDLSPGATDLDVSWPHFAKKTNYSWIPQNKRSSITSITVPVSGNKDGPASPVPSSVPQDVFEQMKKELQQKICDAEAATAESARELQVHKDEQKQKEERWKEREEELLAKLAVLENAGMNGSAQDSSTETDQELDKELQQLATENKDLSVKNGFLTRRLNEILQRLEDSEEALVAARQSELELQTRMEKLRLVNEGLKNLVDAVRQENTILRQQAVVMDKEIHNTHILLEQKKVQCKCLDDQLTELRSRCCEALNSSALKDKKIKKLASILCVIRKRHITSSKSPSEGEGISSGDDKNVNCDVCDSPADGTTELSALSANNDKVQYRELCKVVDEFPSGDSSTDANSELFEHCLRYLGSALLQQESLIEKASSRVKDLSSATHSINLQLHVLQEVLSMKPPEDAAPSNGHTVVSQEIVQTELTPPRIEGCDFIATLFETLCRNHAKLHGLMQAESQLDAELADCRELNSILASKVHEQERKLCGFVQELDRTKVLLETLEGTHQKLQTAKAVMRYELQEKKHILKNLKAQLETTRENSARVRRSNAESELEWKSLREEFTSRKKQDSQDSGLSDAGHSSREQSPSSGDDTSEKDDPDSVEDFSSAVVDSDNDLSRSPHMLVIDIEERYRIRSQRLEFLEQQCRILYNSLVRSTERSNGLQRRLHSLLRGTRYDTSPTSSSSSDDDAPPVPPSELQSALAVITEEAAALPEERLLTDYESDVEETSQDDSLPEIRKRTLDTVVQRVKMEKFQSEEAIANLRQTITELQEANERLTLQITQMADERLQREKDVRQRACDMLKNERCMKSVQVQELTKERDLLLEQRQELLVKLQEKDEKIAEMEKNNKKTMQDYSTLEKEVAVLTEKLQYQTSSHDHIQQSFAVQQTLITEMKDRIEDQEKSLAELEQSLVGLREDRIAEQTQFFTEMEQVQLVVASREEECLNLGEELRQLRVQADQDRHQNEQLKTELAKAKQSLTTLEGDLKQMSGDSDGLKKQIIRLVKEKDLLWKENDNLQYLQRVQATDKWMNNSETDCCLHCSTQFTLTMRKHHCRLCGKIFCHNCSNNWLMTTASRNPTRVCNDCTTRNEELMRNARRVSITSTVDSEFDLPEASGYKLQKSKTTEIPFRSKRTSIPSHLAEEVALCSSAPSLQSSSPRTMPKIVRNWSFPRLRKLQYLQRSPRGADDKNFDIISDEEIARSLSACSPYNSFSPPASTEISFHQSSPRTADDIADCGDEGCRGELWVNAGASCGIPIHLDVAETTIRYQFTSDPKTVSFEIKYRSFDADVDAMDVILPSVSVQASPEPVEGQLIVRDPGLYMLVFDNQHSKFMAKKICYKLHAQKPCKDGQASSCV, from the exons AAGGACACAAATGACCGTGCTCCAGTTCCTGCAATGGCATCTGGAATACACATAGACAAGGTGGTCGCAGACATCCGAG AATTCGTGAAGGAGCTATGCAAAGAGTACCAGGAAACTCTTATTCCTATCAACGATGACAACGTCAATCTCCACAAGCTCTGCACCAAGCTTGAACACGTTGTCCAACATGGACAGAAAG ACAAGTTCACCTTCTTGGGCAATCCCAAGGATTACTGGGACTACTTCTACCGTTGCTTCGCGTCGGAGAGCAGCTGTCCTGCATACGGCGGCATTACTTACGCAAAGTCTTTAAGCGAG GTCAAGACTAGTCTTGGGAGGGGCCGAGCTTTCATCAGGTTTTGTCTAATGTTCAAGTGTCTTCCCGATACCTTGAAAGCATGCGCTGACAATGTCAAGGCAACTAG TGAGTTTTACCAGGACTGGTCAATACTCCACAATTCACAGAAGTTCCATAACTGTATCGCTTCATTGTATGACCTAAATGCGGCAGCGTTTGACCTGTCACCAGGCGCAACTGATCTAGATGTGTCATGGCCGCATTTTGCAAA GAAAACCAATTATTCCTGGATTCCACAGAACAAGCGTTCAAGTATAACCAGTATTACAGTTCCAGTATCGGGG AATAAAGACGGTCCCGCATCTCCAGTTCCTAGCTCCGTTCCTCAGGATGTCTTCGAGCAGATGAAAAAAGAGCTTCAGCAGAAAATTTGTGACGCCGAAGCTGCCACTGCTGAGTCTGCGAGAGAGCTACAGGTGCACAAGGACGagcaaaaacagaaagaagagcgttggaaagaaagggaagaggaactTTTGGCAAAATTAGCTGTCCTTGAGAACGCTGGGATGAATGGATCCGCCCAAGATTCTTCGACAGAAACGGATCAAGAACTTGACAAGGAGTTGCAACAGCTCGCAACAGAAAACAAGGACCTGTCTGTGAAGAACGGTTTTCTTACTCGACGACTGAACGAGATCCTACAAAGGCTTGAGGACAGCGAGGAGGCACTGGTAGCTGCAAGGCAATCGGAACTCGAGTTGCAGACCAGAATGGAAAAGCTTCGGCTCGTTAACGAAGGTCTCAAGAACCTCGTAGATGCAGTCCGGCAAGAGAACACGATTCTGCGGCAGCAGGCAGTGGTCATGGATAAAGAGATACACAACACGCACATTCTTCTGGAACAAAAGAAAGTACAGTGTAAGTGTCTGGACGATCAGCTCACAGAACTGAGGTCAAGGTGCTGTGAAGCCCTTAATAGCAGCGCCCTTAAGgataaaaaaattaagaaattAGCAAGCATACTGTGTGTGATACGGAAGCGGCATATAACGTCAAGCAAGTCGCCAAGTGAAGGAGAAGGAATCTCAAGTGGTGATGACAAGAATGTCAACTGTGATGTCTGTGATAGCCCCGCCGACGGGACCACTGAACTTTCTGCGCTAAGTGCGAACAATGATAAAGTACAATATCGGGAACTCTGTAAAGTCGTGGACGAATTTCCTTCAGGAGACTCATCGACAGATGCTAACTCTGAGCTGTTTGAACACTGTTTGCGCTACCTCGGGTCGGCGTTGCTACAGCAAGAATCTCTGATCGAGAAAGCAAGCAGCAGAGTGAAAGACTTGTCTTCCGCAACTCATAGTATTAACTTACAACTGCACGTCTTACAGGAAGTGCTAAGCATGAAGCCTCCTGAAGATGCCGCACCTAGCAACGGTCACACTGTGGTGTCACAAGAAATAGTACAAACAGAACTGACGCCACCTCGAATTGAGGGATGTGATTTTATTGCTACACTTTTCGAAACCCTCTGCCGTAATCACGCTAAGCTGCATGGGTTGATGCAAGCAGAATCTCAACTGGATGCTGAGCTAGCTGACTGCAGAGAGCTCAACAGTATACTCGCGAGCAAAGTGCATGAGCAAGAACGTAAACTCTGTGGGTTCGTGCAAGAGCTCGACAGGACTAAAGTTCTGCTAGAAACTTTAGAAGGAACGCATCAAAAGTTGCAGACAGCTAAAGCTGTCATGCGGTATGAACTGCAGGAGAAGAAGCACATATTGAAGAACCTCAAAGCCCAACTAGAAACGACGCGCGAAAACAGTGCCAGAGTTCGTCGTTCAAACGCAGAGTCGGAGTTGGAGTGGAAAAGTCTGCGGGAAGAATTTACCAGCAGAAAGAAGCAAGACAGTCAGGACAGCGGTCTCTCGGATGCGGGTCACAGCTCTCGGGAACAGTCTCCTTCTAGCGGTGACGACACGTCAGAGAAGGACGACCCAGATTCAGTTGAAGACTTCAGTTCTGCAGTGGTAGATTCAGATAACGACTTGTCCCGTTCGCCCCATATGCTGGTTATTGATATCGAGGAAAGATATCGTATAAGGTCACAAAGGCTTGAGTTTCTGGAGCAACAGTGCAGGATACTCTACAATAGTTTAGTTCGTAGCACGGAGCGCAGCAACGGGTTGCAGAGGCGGCTCCATAGTTTGCTGCGTGGCACACGCTACGATACTTCCCCAACCAGTAGTAGCAGCAgtgacgacgacgcgcctccaGTGCCTCCATCGGAACTTCAAAGTGCATTGGCTGTTATAACAGAAGAAGCGGCAGCGCTTCCGGAGGAAAGGCTATTGACGGATTACGAGTCTGACGTAGAAGAGACCTCTCAGGACGACTCGCTCCCTGAAATTAGAAAACGTACCCTCGACACTGTTGTGCAGCGAGTGAAAATGGAGAAATTTCAAAGCGAAGAAGCTATCGCAAACTTGAGACAAACTATAACGGAGCTCCAAGAAGCCAATGAACGACTGACTCTGCAGATTACCCAAATGGCAGATGAAAGACTGCAAAGGGAGAAAGATGTAAG GCAGAGGGCATGTGATATGCTGAAGAACGAGCGGTGCATGAAGAGCGTTCAGGTCCAAGAGTTAACAAAGGAACGCGATTTGCTTCTTGAGCAAAGACAAGAACTGCTTGTGAAGCTTCAGGAGAAGGATGAGAAGATTGCGGAGATGGAAAAGAACAACAAGAAGACTATGCAAGACTATAGCACACTGGAAAAAGAAGTCGCTGTGCTGACTGAGAAGCTGCAGTATCAGACATCATCGCATGACCACATACAACAG AGTTTCGCGGTGCAGCAGACCTTGATAACAGAAATGAAAGACAGGATCGAGGATCAAGAAAAATCACTCGCTGAGCTTGAACAGTCACTGGTGGGACTTCGTGAAGATCGCATAGCGGAACAGACCCAGTTCTTCACGGAG ATGGAACAAGTGCAACTTGTGGTAGCATCCAGGGAAGAAGAATGCTTAAATCTGGGCGAAGAGCTTCGGCAG CTACGTGTCCAAGCAGACCAGGACAGGCATCAGAACGAGCAGCTAAAGACGGAACTTGCAAAAGCCAAACAGTCGCTGACAACACTTGAAGGGGATCTAAAGCAGATGTCTGGAGATTCCGATGGCTTAAAGAAGCAGATCATAAGGCTTGTAAA GGAGAAAGACCTTCTTTGGAAGGAGAACGACAACCTTCAATACCTTCAGCGAGTACAAGCGACGGATAAATGGATGAACAACAGTGAAACTGATTGCTGCCTTCACTGTTCGACGCAGTTCACACTTACCATGCGAAAG CACCACTGCCGGCTGTGTGGAAAGATATTTTGTCACAACTGCTCCAACAACTGGCTGATGACAACGGCGAGTCG GAATCCCACACGAGTGTGCAACGATTGTACGACAAGGAACGAAGAACTTATGCGCAACGCCAGGAGGGTATCCATTACGAGCACTGTGGACAGCGAGTTCGACCTCCCTGAGGCGTCGGGCTACAAACTACAGAAAAGCAAAACCACTGAGATACCCTTCAGGAGTAAAAGGA CATCCATCCCGAGCCACCTCGCAGAGGAAGTGGCCTTGTGCTCCTCGGCCCCTTCTTTGCAATCGTCGTCGCCACGCACCATGCCCAAAATTGTTCGCAACTG GTCATTCCCACGACTTCGAAAACTACAGTACCTGCAGAGATCCCCGCGTGGAGCCGATGACAAGAACTTTGACATCATAAGCGACGAAGAGATAGCACGGTCGCTTTCTGCCTGCAGTCCTTACAACAGCTTCAGCCCTCCCGCCAGCACGGAGATATCTTTCCATCAGAGCTCTCCTCGCACCGCAGACGACATTGCCGACTGCGGAGACGAGGGTTGTCGCGGGGAACTATGGGTCAATGCTGGTGCAAGCTGTGGCATTCCTATCCACCTTGACGTTGCAGAAACTACTATCCGGTACCAGTTCACGTCAGACCCCAAG ACTGTCTCCTTCGAGATAAAGTATAGATCATTTGATGCAGACGTAGACGCCATGGATGTCATCCTACCCTCTGTGAGTGTGCAAGCAAGTCCCGAACCCGTAGAAGGACAGCTGATAGTGCGAGACCCTGGACTCTACATGCTGGTATTTGACAACCAGCACTCAAA GTTCATGGCCAAGAAGATTTGCTACAAGCTTCATGCGCAGAAACCGTGCAAAGACGGTCAAGCGTCGTCGTGCGTATGA
- the LOC135374712 gene encoding FYVE and coiled-coil domain-containing protein 1-like isoform X1, giving the protein MEKVGFRIFFVRQDSSFCGKKDTNDRAPVPAMASGIHIDKVVADIREFVKELCKEYQETLIPINDDNVNLHKLCTKLEHVVQHGQKDKFTFLGNPKDYWDYFYRCFASESSCPAYGGITYAKSLSEVKTSLGRGRAFIRFCLMFKCLPDTLKACADNVKATSEFYQDWSILHNSQKFHNCIASLYDLNAAAFDLSPGATDLDVSWPHFAKKTNYSWIPQNKRSSITSITVPVSGNKDGPASPVPSSVPQDVFEQMKKELQQKICDAEAATAESARELQVHKDEQKQKEERWKEREEELLAKLAVLENAGMNGSAQDSSTETDQELDKELQQLATENKDLSVKNGFLTRRLNEILQRLEDSEEALVAARQSELELQTRMEKLRLVNEGLKNLVDAVRQENTILRQQAVVMDKEIHNTHILLEQKKVQCKCLDDQLTELRSRCCEALNSSALKDKKIKKLASILCVIRKRHITSSKSPSEGEGISSGDDKNVNCDVCDSPADGTTELSALSANNDKVQYRELCKVVDEFPSGDSSTDANSELFEHCLRYLGSALLQQESLIEKASSRVKDLSSATHSINLQLHVLQEVLSMKPPEDAAPSNGHTVVSQEIVQTELTPPRIEGCDFIATLFETLCRNHAKLHGLMQAESQLDAELADCRELNSILASKVHEQERKLCGFVQELDRTKVLLETLEGTHQKLQTAKAVMRYELQEKKHILKNLKAQLETTRENSARVRRSNAESELEWKSLREEFTSRKKQDSQDSGLSDAGHSSREQSPSSGDDTSEKDDPDSVEDFSSAVVDSDNDLSRSPHMLVIDIEERYRIRSQRLEFLEQQCRILYNSLVRSTERSNGLQRRLHSLLRGTRYDTSPTSSSSSDDDAPPVPPSELQSALAVITEEAAALPEERLLTDYESDVEETSQDDSLPEIRKRTLDTVVQRVKMEKFQSEEAIANLRQTITELQEANERLTLQITQMADERLQREKDVRQRACDMLKNERCMKSVQVQELTKERDLLLEQRQELLVKLQEKDEKIAEMEKNNKKTMQDYSTLEKEVAVLTEKLQYQTSSHDHIQQSFAVQQTLITEMKDRIEDQEKSLAELEQSLVGLREDRIAEQTQFFTEMEQVQLVVASREEECLNLGEELRQLRVQADQDRHQNEQLKTELAKAKQSLTTLEGDLKQMSGDSDGLKKQIIRLVKEKDLLWKENDNLQYLQRVQATDKWMNNSETDCCLHCSTQFTLTMRKAKHHSLLYIMQHHCRLCGKIFCHNCSNNWLMTTASRNPTRVCNDCTTRNEELMRNARRVSITSTVDSEFDLPEASGYKLQKSKTTEIPFRSKRTSIPSHLAEEVALCSSAPSLQSSSPRTMPKIVRNWSFPRLRKLQYLQRSPRGADDKNFDIISDEEIARSLSACSPYNSFSPPASTEISFHQSSPRTADDIADCGDEGCRGELWVNAGASCGIPIHLDVAETTIRYQFTSDPKTVSFEIKYRSFDADVDAMDVILPSVSVQASPEPVEGQLIVRDPGLYMLVFDNQHSKFMAKKICYKLHAQKPCKDGQASSCV; this is encoded by the exons AAGGACACAAATGACCGTGCTCCAGTTCCTGCAATGGCATCTGGAATACACATAGACAAGGTGGTCGCAGACATCCGAG AATTCGTGAAGGAGCTATGCAAAGAGTACCAGGAAACTCTTATTCCTATCAACGATGACAACGTCAATCTCCACAAGCTCTGCACCAAGCTTGAACACGTTGTCCAACATGGACAGAAAG ACAAGTTCACCTTCTTGGGCAATCCCAAGGATTACTGGGACTACTTCTACCGTTGCTTCGCGTCGGAGAGCAGCTGTCCTGCATACGGCGGCATTACTTACGCAAAGTCTTTAAGCGAG GTCAAGACTAGTCTTGGGAGGGGCCGAGCTTTCATCAGGTTTTGTCTAATGTTCAAGTGTCTTCCCGATACCTTGAAAGCATGCGCTGACAATGTCAAGGCAACTAG TGAGTTTTACCAGGACTGGTCAATACTCCACAATTCACAGAAGTTCCATAACTGTATCGCTTCATTGTATGACCTAAATGCGGCAGCGTTTGACCTGTCACCAGGCGCAACTGATCTAGATGTGTCATGGCCGCATTTTGCAAA GAAAACCAATTATTCCTGGATTCCACAGAACAAGCGTTCAAGTATAACCAGTATTACAGTTCCAGTATCGGGG AATAAAGACGGTCCCGCATCTCCAGTTCCTAGCTCCGTTCCTCAGGATGTCTTCGAGCAGATGAAAAAAGAGCTTCAGCAGAAAATTTGTGACGCCGAAGCTGCCACTGCTGAGTCTGCGAGAGAGCTACAGGTGCACAAGGACGagcaaaaacagaaagaagagcgttggaaagaaagggaagaggaactTTTGGCAAAATTAGCTGTCCTTGAGAACGCTGGGATGAATGGATCCGCCCAAGATTCTTCGACAGAAACGGATCAAGAACTTGACAAGGAGTTGCAACAGCTCGCAACAGAAAACAAGGACCTGTCTGTGAAGAACGGTTTTCTTACTCGACGACTGAACGAGATCCTACAAAGGCTTGAGGACAGCGAGGAGGCACTGGTAGCTGCAAGGCAATCGGAACTCGAGTTGCAGACCAGAATGGAAAAGCTTCGGCTCGTTAACGAAGGTCTCAAGAACCTCGTAGATGCAGTCCGGCAAGAGAACACGATTCTGCGGCAGCAGGCAGTGGTCATGGATAAAGAGATACACAACACGCACATTCTTCTGGAACAAAAGAAAGTACAGTGTAAGTGTCTGGACGATCAGCTCACAGAACTGAGGTCAAGGTGCTGTGAAGCCCTTAATAGCAGCGCCCTTAAGgataaaaaaattaagaaattAGCAAGCATACTGTGTGTGATACGGAAGCGGCATATAACGTCAAGCAAGTCGCCAAGTGAAGGAGAAGGAATCTCAAGTGGTGATGACAAGAATGTCAACTGTGATGTCTGTGATAGCCCCGCCGACGGGACCACTGAACTTTCTGCGCTAAGTGCGAACAATGATAAAGTACAATATCGGGAACTCTGTAAAGTCGTGGACGAATTTCCTTCAGGAGACTCATCGACAGATGCTAACTCTGAGCTGTTTGAACACTGTTTGCGCTACCTCGGGTCGGCGTTGCTACAGCAAGAATCTCTGATCGAGAAAGCAAGCAGCAGAGTGAAAGACTTGTCTTCCGCAACTCATAGTATTAACTTACAACTGCACGTCTTACAGGAAGTGCTAAGCATGAAGCCTCCTGAAGATGCCGCACCTAGCAACGGTCACACTGTGGTGTCACAAGAAATAGTACAAACAGAACTGACGCCACCTCGAATTGAGGGATGTGATTTTATTGCTACACTTTTCGAAACCCTCTGCCGTAATCACGCTAAGCTGCATGGGTTGATGCAAGCAGAATCTCAACTGGATGCTGAGCTAGCTGACTGCAGAGAGCTCAACAGTATACTCGCGAGCAAAGTGCATGAGCAAGAACGTAAACTCTGTGGGTTCGTGCAAGAGCTCGACAGGACTAAAGTTCTGCTAGAAACTTTAGAAGGAACGCATCAAAAGTTGCAGACAGCTAAAGCTGTCATGCGGTATGAACTGCAGGAGAAGAAGCACATATTGAAGAACCTCAAAGCCCAACTAGAAACGACGCGCGAAAACAGTGCCAGAGTTCGTCGTTCAAACGCAGAGTCGGAGTTGGAGTGGAAAAGTCTGCGGGAAGAATTTACCAGCAGAAAGAAGCAAGACAGTCAGGACAGCGGTCTCTCGGATGCGGGTCACAGCTCTCGGGAACAGTCTCCTTCTAGCGGTGACGACACGTCAGAGAAGGACGACCCAGATTCAGTTGAAGACTTCAGTTCTGCAGTGGTAGATTCAGATAACGACTTGTCCCGTTCGCCCCATATGCTGGTTATTGATATCGAGGAAAGATATCGTATAAGGTCACAAAGGCTTGAGTTTCTGGAGCAACAGTGCAGGATACTCTACAATAGTTTAGTTCGTAGCACGGAGCGCAGCAACGGGTTGCAGAGGCGGCTCCATAGTTTGCTGCGTGGCACACGCTACGATACTTCCCCAACCAGTAGTAGCAGCAgtgacgacgacgcgcctccaGTGCCTCCATCGGAACTTCAAAGTGCATTGGCTGTTATAACAGAAGAAGCGGCAGCGCTTCCGGAGGAAAGGCTATTGACGGATTACGAGTCTGACGTAGAAGAGACCTCTCAGGACGACTCGCTCCCTGAAATTAGAAAACGTACCCTCGACACTGTTGTGCAGCGAGTGAAAATGGAGAAATTTCAAAGCGAAGAAGCTATCGCAAACTTGAGACAAACTATAACGGAGCTCCAAGAAGCCAATGAACGACTGACTCTGCAGATTACCCAAATGGCAGATGAAAGACTGCAAAGGGAGAAAGATGTAAG GCAGAGGGCATGTGATATGCTGAAGAACGAGCGGTGCATGAAGAGCGTTCAGGTCCAAGAGTTAACAAAGGAACGCGATTTGCTTCTTGAGCAAAGACAAGAACTGCTTGTGAAGCTTCAGGAGAAGGATGAGAAGATTGCGGAGATGGAAAAGAACAACAAGAAGACTATGCAAGACTATAGCACACTGGAAAAAGAAGTCGCTGTGCTGACTGAGAAGCTGCAGTATCAGACATCATCGCATGACCACATACAACAG AGTTTCGCGGTGCAGCAGACCTTGATAACAGAAATGAAAGACAGGATCGAGGATCAAGAAAAATCACTCGCTGAGCTTGAACAGTCACTGGTGGGACTTCGTGAAGATCGCATAGCGGAACAGACCCAGTTCTTCACGGAG ATGGAACAAGTGCAACTTGTGGTAGCATCCAGGGAAGAAGAATGCTTAAATCTGGGCGAAGAGCTTCGGCAG CTACGTGTCCAAGCAGACCAGGACAGGCATCAGAACGAGCAGCTAAAGACGGAACTTGCAAAAGCCAAACAGTCGCTGACAACACTTGAAGGGGATCTAAAGCAGATGTCTGGAGATTCCGATGGCTTAAAGAAGCAGATCATAAGGCTTGTAAA GGAGAAAGACCTTCTTTGGAAGGAGAACGACAACCTTCAATACCTTCAGCGAGTACAAGCGACGGATAAATGGATGAACAACAGTGAAACTGATTGCTGCCTTCACTGTTCGACGCAGTTCACACTTACCATGCGAAAG GCGAAGCATCATTCGCTTCTTTATATAATGCAGCACCACTGCCGGCTGTGTGGAAAGATATTTTGTCACAACTGCTCCAACAACTGGCTGATGACAACGGCGAGTCG GAATCCCACACGAGTGTGCAACGATTGTACGACAAGGAACGAAGAACTTATGCGCAACGCCAGGAGGGTATCCATTACGAGCACTGTGGACAGCGAGTTCGACCTCCCTGAGGCGTCGGGCTACAAACTACAGAAAAGCAAAACCACTGAGATACCCTTCAGGAGTAAAAGGA CATCCATCCCGAGCCACCTCGCAGAGGAAGTGGCCTTGTGCTCCTCGGCCCCTTCTTTGCAATCGTCGTCGCCACGCACCATGCCCAAAATTGTTCGCAACTG GTCATTCCCACGACTTCGAAAACTACAGTACCTGCAGAGATCCCCGCGTGGAGCCGATGACAAGAACTTTGACATCATAAGCGACGAAGAGATAGCACGGTCGCTTTCTGCCTGCAGTCCTTACAACAGCTTCAGCCCTCCCGCCAGCACGGAGATATCTTTCCATCAGAGCTCTCCTCGCACCGCAGACGACATTGCCGACTGCGGAGACGAGGGTTGTCGCGGGGAACTATGGGTCAATGCTGGTGCAAGCTGTGGCATTCCTATCCACCTTGACGTTGCAGAAACTACTATCCGGTACCAGTTCACGTCAGACCCCAAG ACTGTCTCCTTCGAGATAAAGTATAGATCATTTGATGCAGACGTAGACGCCATGGATGTCATCCTACCCTCTGTGAGTGTGCAAGCAAGTCCCGAACCCGTAGAAGGACAGCTGATAGTGCGAGACCCTGGACTCTACATGCTGGTATTTGACAACCAGCACTCAAA GTTCATGGCCAAGAAGATTTGCTACAAGCTTCATGCGCAGAAACCGTGCAAAGACGGTCAAGCGTCGTCGTGCGTATGA